Sequence from the Thermodesulforhabdaceae bacterium genome:
AGTTGCCGCAATGGCCGTTGTCAATCCGCACTAATCTACTCATAAAACCAAACCTTTCTATAACAACAGTCTGACAGGAAGGACAGTAAGTGTTTTCCCACTTTTCTCCTGGAACATTTCCCGTATAGACAAACTCAAGTCCTTCCTCCAATCCGATCTCTCTAGCTCTGACAAGCGTAGAAATAGGCGTTATAGAAGCGTTTAACAATCGATATGCTGGATGAAAGCGCGTAACATGCCAGGGAGTTTCCTTCCCCAGAGAAGCGACAAAGCGGGCTATATCTCTAAGTTCTGCCGGATCATCATTATGCCCCGGTATAATCAGAGTTGTAACTTCAATCCACACGCCGGCTTTTTTAAGCCTGGTAAGGGTATCGAGAACAGGAGAAAGCCTTGCACCGCACATTTTTTTGTAAAACTCATCTCTGAAGGATTTCAGGTCAATATTAGCTGCGTCCAGCACAGGCGCAAGTTCCTTGCACGTTTCCGGGCTCATAAATCCATTGGATACGAAAACATTTGCTATTCTGTGGGGTCGAGCAAGCTTCATAATGTCCAGAGCAAACTCAAGAAATATGGTTGGCTCAGTATAAGTATAGGAGATAGAAGCGCACTGGTTGTTAATGGTTGCCTTCAAAATGTCATCTGGAGTTCGATCTCTCCCGTAAATAATTCCAGTTTCGTGAGGCATTTGAGAAATATCGGCATTCTGACAGAAAAGGCATCTGAAGTT
This genomic interval carries:
- the amrS gene encoding AmmeMemoRadiSam system radical SAM enzyme, with the protein product MKEVLLYERLDDEKTRCKTCAHNCVIGVGKRGICGVRENRNGRLYALNYGKVVAEHIDPIEKKPLFHFLPGSRSYSIATVGCNFRCLFCQNADISQMPHETGIIYGRDRTPDDILKATINNQCASISYTYTEPTIFLEFALDIMKLARPHRIANVFVSNGFMSPETCKELAPVLDAANIDLKSFRDEFYKKMCGARLSPVLDTLTRLKKAGVWIEVTTLIIPGHNDDPAELRDIARFVASLGKETPWHVTRFHPAYRLLNASITPISTLVRAREIGLEEGLEFVYTGNVPGEKWENTYCPSCQTVVIERFGFMSRLVRIDNGHCGNCGRPIAGVWKC